The DNA sequence TACAAGGAGCCCAAGGTTCCCAAGACGCCGGCCGACAAGCCCGCCGCCCGGAAAAAGGCTGCCGCTCCCCGCAGAACCAAAAAGGATCCCGGGGCCGCGGACCGGGAGGAGTGGGCCTCCCTGAGTCCGACCATGGACAAGGCGCGAGCCGTCGCCTACGCCATGAACGGGAGCTACAAAGTTGATGCCCTGGTGTCACATCCCACCTTCGGCATCGGCATCGTGAAGATCGTCAGGGGCAACAAGTGCGAGATCCTCTTCGAGGAGGGGATGAAACTTCTCCGCTGCCAATAGCCGGGGAACGAACCGGTCCCGGCCCTGACACCGGCAGAAAACGAGAAGGGGGCGGACCGCGTTATCTCAACGCGATCCGCCCCCTTCTCGTTTTCCGGCGGAGACCTGCCCCTTATTTCTTCTTTTTCTCCTCGCACCGGACAGGAACGACCTTGCCGCCGCGCTCCTCGTACAACTGAATATTCGACACGGCCGCACCCGACCCGGATCCGAAACCGAAGGCGACGGTCTGAAAAACCTTGAGTCCGTCGATGCACAGAATCCGGTCAACGGACTTGTTCTCCACCTGCTTGTCCTGCTCGCGCTGCTTGGAACCGAGCTTGTTGATTCCCGCCAAAGACGCCGAGGCCGTCAAAAAAAGAGCCAGCAGACCGATAAGAAAAACCCAATGACGCATTTCACCCTCCTAACGTTGTGGAAAGAGCCCCGAGGGGCATGATGATATTCGGACAGACTTTCAAACCGGAACCGTAGAGACGTCTGACCCTTTTCAGGTTTCTTGCCGCCCCAGGCACGAATCCGGTCATTCGTAGGAGCAGACGTACTCGGCGACTCCCTCGGCCACCTCGATCTCGAAAGACGAGTTGGCGGTGACGGCGAACCAGGTCCCGGCGGGAAAGCCGGTCCACCCTGGCCGACCGCCAACCCGCACCCGGCAGGTCCCGGCGATGATCTCCATCCGCTCGGAAGCGTCGGTATCGAACGTATAGATGCCAGGGTAGATCAGGCCGAGGGTCTTGCGGCTGCCGTCGGGAAAAATTACGGCGTGGCTGACCACCCTGCCGTCGAAATAGAGGTTGGCCTTACAGGTCAGGGTGACGTTGGCGAACTGCTCTGGGGGACTGTAGTTCATGGGGTCTCCTTCCGGGGTTGAAATTTTTGAGGTCTAGCTGTGTTATCACAGCGTCGCCCCCCGCGCAAGGGGTCCGGTTCCCGGACGACAAACGAGACGAACGGCCACACGGTCCACTCCCCTCCCGTCAGGGCTCCCTTTGTCCCCTTTATGGCAGCGCCCCCCGGCGATCCGGATGGTTCCAGAGCTCACTCCCCGGCCAGACTCCGGTAGACGATCTCCACGAACTGCTCCGGCTTGATGAAGCCGCCGCCGAGCCTGGCATCGAACTCCGCCGTCGGCCGGGACTCGATCACCTTTTCGAGGGGATTCCCCGCCTTGATCTGCCCTTGGATCCGGTCGCGAACCGTGGCCAGCATATAGCGGTAACTCCTCAACTCAGACACGTCGGAAAGAGGGCCGTGGCCGGGGATGATCCGGGCCGCGTCATCGACCGTCGCCAGCACCCGGTCGACCGACGCGATCACCCCGTGAACCGAACCGCCAGAGGAGAGGTCGATAAAGGGGTACAGGCCGTTGAAGTAGGTGTCGCCCATGTGCACGACACGGGCCTTCTTGAAGTGGACGACGGCATCGCCGTCGGTGTGGGCCGGCCCGACGTGGAAAACGGAGATCTCGTCGCCGTTGAGGTGGAAGGTCAGGTCCTCGGTGAAGGTGACCACCGGCAATGCCCCCCCCGGCGCCGGCGGCACCTGGCGATCGAAAAACTCCAGCAACTGGCCGCTGCTCAATCGCTTGCGAACGTTCTGGTGGGCGACGAGAACGGCGCCGGCCTCGCCGAAATTCTCGTTGCCGCCGGTGTGGTCACCGTGCCAGTGGGTGTTGAGAACGAACCTCACCGGGGCGGCGCTGATCGCTGCGACCGCCGCCCGAATCTTGTCGGTGAGGGGGGCGTACTGGTCATCGATCATGAAGACCCCGTCCGGCCCGGTGGAGACGGCGATGTTGCCCCCGCGGCCGAAGAGGGCGTGGATTCCCTCGGCGACCTTTTCGGTCCGGATTTCGACGGAGGAGAAGTCCTGGGCGGGGACGGCCGCTGCGAAAAGGAGTAACAGGAAGGGGACGGTCAGGACGCCCGCCCATGCCGATCGCTGAGTAGCCATGGTGTACCTCCATCATTGATGTGAACTCGTCTTCCTCTTGGCTTCATTATATCCCCGACCGTCGGCGGAAGCACTCCCTCGGGGTGGAAAGCGGCGATCCCCCCCAACTCTTGGTAGAATATTAATAAGGAGCCGACCCGCCCCACCGACCGGCAAGGAGGCTCCGGAAGAATTTGGGTACCCTGTCCCGCCGGATGAACAGGAGATTTCGTTCCATGCCGTCCCACCTGCTGGCGATCTACGACAGGCTGATTCTCAAACGCCCCGTCGTCACCCTTCTGGCCGTCGCCCTGCTGATCGTGCTGGTCGGCTCCTTCGCCCGGGATTTCAAACTCGACGCCTCGGCCGACTCCCTGGTGCTCGAAAACGACGAGGACCTGAGCTACTACCGCTCGATCCGCGCCCGCTACGGATCGGACTAATCGCTGATCATCAGCTACACCCCGCACCGGGAGCTGTTCACGAGCGGCGCGCTGGATGAGTTGCGCAGGCTGCGCGACAGCCTGCTGCAGATCGAACGGGTCGCATCGGTCGCCAGCATCCTCGACGCCCCTCTCATCGACAGTCCCCGGGTCTCGCTGAACGAACTGCAGGACAGGGTGCGCACCCTGGAGGACCCCGACACCGACCCCGAACTGGCTCGAAGGGAGTTCCTCACCAGCCCCCTCTACCGCAACCTTCTGCTCAGCCCCGACGGGAAGACCACCGCCCTGCAGATCGTCTTCCGCCGCGACGAGACCTACCATTCGCTGCTGAACCGTCGCAACGTCCTGCGCGAGAAACGCCTGAGCGGCGAACTCGCCCCGGAGGAGGCCCGGGAACTGGCACGGGTCAGCGCCGAGTTCAAGGACTACAGCAGTGCGTCGATGGACCGGGAGCGGGTGGACATCGCCCGGGTGCGGAGCATCCTCGACCGGCACCGGAACCGGGCCGGGATCCACCTGGGGGGGGTGCCGATGATCGTGGCCGACATGATCGAGTTCATCCGCCGCGACCTGGTGAGCTTCGGGGTGGGGGTGTTGGCCTTTCTGGTGTCGATGCTTGCGATCATCTTCCGCAAGCCGCGCTGGGTCGTCCTGCCGATGCTCTGCTGCGCCGCCGCGGTGATCTTCATGTTCGGCTACCTGGGACTGGTTCAGTGGCGGGTGACCGTCGTCTCCTCCAACTTCACCTCGCTGCTGCTGATCATCACCCTCTCGCTCACCGTGCACCTGATCGTGCGCTACCACGAACTGCAGGCCGAGCGACCGGACGCGGACCAGCACACCCTCGTGCTGGAGACGGTTCGCTCAAAAGCCCTGCCCAGCCTCTACACCGCGCTGACCACCATCGTCGCCTTCGCCTCGCTCCTGGTGAGCGACATCCGGCCGGTAATCGACTTCGGCTGGATTATGGCGATCGGCATCGGCGTCGCCTTCGCACTCTCCTTCGTCCTCTTTCCCGCCGGCCTGGTCCTATTGCGGCCGGTGCGCTTCACGCCCCGCCTCGACCTCGCAGGGGCGCTGACCCGAGGCTGCGCGAGCTGGATCGATCGGCACGGGACACTGACCCTGGGAATATTCGCCGCCCTGGCGGTGCTCAGCGCGATCGGCATCTCGAGGCTGACGGTGGAGAACCGCTTCATCGATCACTTCAAGGAGTCGACGGAGATCTACCAGGGGATGGTGCTGATCGACCGCCAACTCGGCGGCACCATCCCCCTGGACGTCATTGTCGACGCCGACCCGGAGTTCTTCGCCGAGCCCGTGGACGAATCCCCCCTCTTCGACGACGACCCCTGGGAGGAGGAATCGGGCGGGGCGGGCCTGAGCGGAACGAGCTACTGGTACAACGCGTTCCGCCTGGAGAAAGTCGGGGCGATTCACGCCTACCTGGACCAGTTGCCCGAGAGCGGCAAGGTCCTCTCCATGACGACGACAATGGCCCTCATGGAACAGCTCAACGACGACAAACCGGTGGACAACTTCACCCTCTCGGTAATCCACAAGAAGCTGCCCCCCCAGATCGAGGAGGCGCTTTTCGATCCCTACCTGGCCAAGGACGGCAACCAGGTGCGCTTCACCCTGCGGGTCTTCGAAACCGACCCCGGCCTGCGGCGCAACGCCCTGCTCAAGAAGGTCCGCCGCGACCTCGTGGAGCAGTTCGATCTCGCCGAGGAGCAGGTCCACCTGAGCGGCATGCTGGTGCTCTACAACAACGTGCTGCGCAGCCTGTACCGCTCGCAGGTCCTGACCATCGGCGCGGTCTTCCTCGCCATCATGGCGATGTTCATCGTCCTGTTCCGCTCACTGCGACTGGCGGTCATCGCCATCATCCCCAACCTGATCGCCGCCGGAATGGTGCTCGGGCTGATGGGCTGGCTGAACATCCCCCTCGACATCATGACGATCACCATCGCTGCCATTACCATCGGCATCGCGGTGGACGACACCATTCACTACGTGCACCGCTTCACGGTCGAGATCACCGAGGACCAGGACTACCTCGCCGCGGTCCGGCGCTGCCACGCCAGCGTCGGCCGGGCGATGTACTACACCTCCGTCACCGTCATTATGGGCTTCTCGATCCTGGCCCT is a window from the Desulfuromonas sp. genome containing:
- a CDS encoding MMPL family transporter; amino-acid sequence: MRRLRDSLLQIERVASVASILDAPLIDSPRVSLNELQDRVRTLEDPDTDPELARREFLTSPLYRNLLLSPDGKTTALQIVFRRDETYHSLLNRRNVLREKRLSGELAPEEARELARVSAEFKDYSSASMDRERVDIARVRSILDRHRNRAGIHLGGVPMIVADMIEFIRRDLVSFGVGVLAFLVSMLAIIFRKPRWVVLPMLCCAAAVIFMFGYLGLVQWRVTVVSSNFTSLLLIITLSLTVHLIVRYHELQAERPDADQHTLVLETVRSKALPSLYTALTTIVAFASLLVSDIRPVIDFGWIMAIGIGVAFALSFVLFPAGLVLLRPVRFTPRLDLAGALTRGCASWIDRHGTLTLGIFAALAVLSAIGISRLTVENRFIDHFKESTEIYQGMVLIDRQLGGTIPLDVIVDADPEFFAEPVDESPLFDDDPWEEESGGAGLSGTSYWYNAFRLEKVGAIHAYLDQLPESGKVLSMTTTMALMEQLNDDKPVDNFTLSVIHKKLPPQIEEALFDPYLAKDGNQVRFTLRVFETDPGLRRNALLKKVRRDLVEQFDLAEEQVHLSGMLVLYNNVLRSLYRSQVLTIGAVFLAIMAMFIVLFRSLRLAVIAIIPNLIAAGMVLGLMGWLNIPLDIMTITIAAITIGIAVDDTIHYVHRFTVEITEDQDYLAAVRRCHASVGRAMYYTSVTVIMGFSILALSNFVPTIYFGLFTGLAMAVAMIANLTLLALLLMRIRPPAVCWLRRPER
- a CDS encoding pyrimidine/purine nucleoside phosphorylase, whose product is MNYSPPEQFANVTLTCKANLYFDGRVVSHAVIFPDGSRKTLGLIYPGIYTFDTDASERMEIIAGTCRVRVGGRPGWTGFPAGTWFAVTANSSFEIEVAEGVAEYVCSYE
- a CDS encoding MBL fold metallo-hydrolase, translated to MATQRSAWAGVLTVPFLLLLFAAAVPAQDFSSVEIRTEKVAEGIHALFGRGGNIAVSTGPDGVFMIDDQYAPLTDKIRAAVAAISAAPVRFVLNTHWHGDHTGGNENFGEAGAVLVAHQNVRKRLSSGQLLEFFDRQVPPAPGGALPVVTFTEDLTFHLNGDEISVFHVGPAHTDGDAVVHFKKARVVHMGDTYFNGLYPFIDLSSGGSVHGVIASVDRVLATVDDAARIIPGHGPLSDVSELRSYRYMLATVRDRIQGQIKAGNPLEKVIESRPTAEFDARLGGGFIKPEQFVEIVYRSLAGE